One genomic window of Arachis stenosperma cultivar V10309 chromosome 10, arast.V10309.gnm1.PFL2, whole genome shotgun sequence includes the following:
- the LOC130957569 gene encoding uncharacterized protein LOC130957569 has translation MRLSRGSRDIHGVQLKEFATWLLQVGDGLIGDNTDGESVIRIPHNLLLNVESACLHDLVLFVYPDILLYSSSVDYFKDRSILAPTLDVVTEVNNHVMSLIPGNERVYLSSDTLISEDGHLESELYTMSTESLNALNCSGIPQHRLVLKIGVPVMLLRNVDQSKGLCNGTRMQVKRLGDHIIECVILAGSNTGDAVFIPRMNMSPNNDTLPIRFTRHQFPVALCFAMTINKSQGQTLSTVGVYLPRPVFTHGQLYVALSRVSMHSGLKILSVDSNGKVSDHTINVVYREVFTGILPNILP, from the coding sequence ATGAGACTTTCCCGTGGTTCACGAGATATACACGGTGTACAATTGAAGGAATTTGCTACATGGTTGCTTCAAGTTGGTGACGGGTTAATTGGAGACAATACCGATGGCGAATCAGTAATTAGAATACCTCACAACTTGTTGCTTAACGTTGAGTCTGCCTGTCTGCATGACTTGGTGTTGTTCGTTTATCCTGACATCTTACTCTATTCTTCTAGCGTTGATTATTTTAAGGATAGGAGTATATTAGCACCAACACTTGATGTCGTAACTGAAGTAAACAATCATGTGATGTCTTTGATCCCTGGCAACGAGAGGGTATACTTGAGCTCTGATACACTAATTAGTGAAGATGGTCACCTGGAATCTGAATTATATACAATGAGCACCGAGTCATTGAATGCGCTAAATTGTTCAGGGATTCCCCAACACCGATTAGTTCTTAAAATCGGTGTTCCTGTCATGCTTCTTCGCAATGTTGACCAATCAAAAGGACTATGCAATGGTACGCGCATGCAGGTTAAACGTCTTGGTGACCATATCATTGAATGTGTCATCTTAGCAGGTAGTAATACTGGTGATGCTGTATTTATTCCCAGGATGAACATGTCTCCCAATAATGATACATTACCAATAAGGTTTACTCGACACCAATTTCCAGTTGCTCTGTGCTTTGCGATGACCATAAACAAGTCTCAAGGTCAAACGTTGTCAACAGTTGGCGTCTATCTTCCGAGGCCTGTTTTTACTCATGGCCAGCTTTATGTTGCGCTTTCTCGGGTCAGCATGCATTCTGGACTAAAGATTTTATCTGTTGACTCTAACGGCAAAGTTTCAGATCATACTATTAATGTAGTCTACAGAGAAGTTTTTACCGGGATACTACCTAACATTCTCCCTTGA
- the LOC130955904 gene encoding histone H3.2: MARTKQTARKSTGGKAPRKQLATKAARKSAPATGGVKKPHRFRPGTVALREIRKYQKSTELLIRKLPFQRLVREIAQDFKTDLRFQSSAVSALQEAAEAYLVGLFEDTNLCAIHAKRVTIMPKDIQLARRIRGERA; the protein is encoded by the coding sequence ATGGCTCGTACCAAGCAAACTGCTCGCAAGTCCACCGGCGGTAAGGCGCCGAGGAAACAGCTGGCAACAAAAGCCGCCAGAAAATCAGCTCCGGCGACCGGAGGAGTTAAGAAACCGCACAGGTTCCGGCCAGGAACCGTTGCTCTGAGAGAGATCAGGAAGTACCAGAAGAGCACTGAGCTTCTGATCCGCAAGCTTCCGTTCCAGCGCCTCGTCCGTGAGATCGCGCAGGATTTCAAGACCGATCTCCGGTTTCAGAGCAGCGCCGTCTCCGCTCTCCAAGAAGCCGCGGAGGCTTACCTCGTCGGTCTCTTTGAGGACACTAACCTCTGCGCCATTCATGCTAAGAGAGTAACTATTATGCCTAAGGATATTCAACTTGCTCGCAGAATCAGAGGCGAGAGAGCTTGA